A single window of Rhodococcus jostii RHA1 DNA harbors:
- a CDS encoding histidine phosphatase family protein, producing MTDAPRAPRRLILLRHGQTEYNADNRMQGQLDTELSELGRSQARAAASALVGRRPISIVSSDLRRAYDTAVEVGDNAGLPVQIDERLRETHLGDWQGLTHLDVDARAPGARATWRGDATWAPPGGESRIDVARRSKPVVAELVEKHEDWAEKPVVLVAHGGLIAALTAALLDLPVDRWPVLGGLGNTSWVQLSAYGNPDSLNWRLDVWNASASVASDVL from the coding sequence GTGACGGATGCCCCCCGTGCCCCGCGACGTCTGATCCTGCTCCGCCACGGGCAGACCGAGTACAACGCCGACAACCGCATGCAGGGACAGCTCGACACCGAACTGTCGGAGCTGGGTCGGTCGCAGGCCCGCGCCGCAGCCAGCGCACTCGTCGGTCGCAGACCGATCTCCATCGTGTCGTCCGATCTGCGGCGGGCCTACGACACCGCGGTCGAGGTCGGTGACAATGCCGGTCTGCCGGTGCAGATCGACGAGCGCCTCCGCGAGACGCATCTCGGTGACTGGCAGGGGCTCACGCACCTCGACGTCGACGCGCGCGCACCCGGCGCCCGCGCCACGTGGCGCGGCGACGCGACGTGGGCACCGCCCGGCGGGGAGAGTCGCATCGACGTCGCACGCCGCAGCAAGCCGGTGGTCGCCGAACTCGTGGAGAAGCACGAGGACTGGGCGGAGAAGCCGGTGGTCCTGGTCGCGCACGGCGGTTTGATCGCCGCGCTGACTGCCGCACTGCTGGATCTGCCCGTCGACCGCTGGCCGGTGCTGGGCGGGCTGGGGAACACCAGCTGGGTGCAGCTGAGTGCGTACGGAAACCCCGATTCGCTCAACTGGCGCCTCGACGTGTGGAACGCTTCTGCGAGTGTGGCCAGTGACG
- the rsfS gene encoding ribosome silencing factor has protein sequence MSATTEAIEMARIAAVAADEKLASDVVVLDVSEQLVITDCFVIASAPNERQVNAIVENIEDRLRDAGHKPVRREGTREGRWALLDFVDVVIHVQHNEERNFYALDRLWKDCPTVPVEGLGQRGPADANGAGTAAQAEESEL, from the coding sequence GTGAGCGCAACGACCGAAGCCATCGAGATGGCACGCATCGCGGCAGTGGCTGCCGACGAGAAGCTGGCCTCCGATGTGGTGGTGCTCGATGTTTCCGAGCAGCTGGTCATCACCGACTGCTTCGTCATCGCCTCCGCCCCCAACGAGCGACAGGTCAACGCGATCGTCGAGAACATCGAGGATCGGCTGCGTGACGCAGGTCACAAGCCGGTGCGGCGCGAGGGCACCCGCGAAGGCCGTTGGGCACTGCTCGATTTCGTCGACGTCGTGATCCACGTCCAGCACAACGAGGAGCGCAACTTCTACGCACTCGACCGGCTGTGGAAGGACTGCCCGACCGTGCCCGTCGAGGGTCTCGGGCAGCGCGGCCCGGCCGACGCGAACGGTGCGGGCACCGCCGCCCAGGCGGAGGAGTCCGAGCTGTGA
- the nadD gene encoding nicotinate-nucleotide adenylyltransferase translates to MGGTFDPIHHGHLVAASEVADRFSLDEVVFVPTGRPWQKQGKGVSPAEDRYLMTVIATASNPRFSVSRVDVDREKVTYTVDTLRDLRSYHPDAELYFITGADALASILSWQDWEELFSLAKFVGVSRPGFDLNTEHLAGHLDALPEDAVTLIEIPALAISSTECRRRASRDRPVWYLVPDGVVQYISKRNLYRPPDSERLDGATTMSEPAPDKTRS, encoded by the coding sequence ATGGGCGGCACCTTCGACCCCATTCATCACGGTCACCTCGTGGCGGCCAGCGAGGTGGCGGATCGATTCAGCCTCGACGAGGTCGTCTTCGTGCCCACCGGCCGGCCGTGGCAGAAGCAGGGCAAGGGCGTCAGCCCCGCCGAGGACCGGTACCTGATGACGGTCATCGCCACCGCGTCGAACCCGCGTTTCTCCGTCAGCCGGGTGGACGTCGACCGGGAGAAGGTCACCTACACCGTCGACACTCTGCGTGATCTGCGCAGCTACCACCCGGACGCCGAGCTGTACTTCATTACCGGTGCGGACGCCCTGGCGAGTATCCTGTCCTGGCAGGACTGGGAGGAACTGTTCTCGCTGGCGAAGTTCGTCGGGGTGTCGCGCCCGGGATTCGATCTCAACACCGAACATCTGGCCGGTCACCTGGACGCATTGCCGGAGGACGCGGTCACGCTGATCGAGATTCCGGCTCTGGCGATCTCCTCGACGGAATGTCGGCGGCGGGCCAGTCGAGACCGTCCTGTGTGGTACCTCGTGCCGGACGGTGTGGTCCAGTACATCTCCAAACGGAACCTGTACAGGCCACCGGACTCCGAGCGTCTCGACGGCGCGACGACGATGTCCGAACCGGCCCCGGACAAGACCAGAAGTTAG
- a CDS encoding vWA domain-containing protein: protein MAAGGPLASRSKPGGPAAPHGLPGHLVDFVEALRRRGITVGPSETVDAGQVMSVLDLLDRESLREGLACALLRRPTHRPTFDALFELWFPAAVGSRADGAIDTSLPRNAKGEIDYEALRELIVELLTDGSPEAIELTELLTAQMVEELGQYQSANGPSFSAYQALRDVAPETLLKKILDGLLGNQQDGDARATESYESEVAKRTAAQRIADFRKMIEKETRRRSAENLGKERVASYGVPRLAEEVDFLRASDAELTALKRNVTPLARLLASRLAVRRSRNRAGSIDLRRTLRKSMSTGGVPIDLVQRKPRRARPELVVMCDVSGSVAGFSHFTLLLVHALREQFSRVRVFAFIDTTDEVSRFFDAGADLGSAMSRMIREADLVGYDGHSDYGNAFGVFAERFTQSITSRTSLLVLGDGRNNYRDPNLEALARLVSVAKHAHWLNPEPRGQWGTGDSAAKVYNEVISMHECRSAQQLASVVAGLLPV from the coding sequence ATGGCTGCTGGTGGTCCACTCGCGTCCCGGTCGAAGCCGGGCGGTCCCGCGGCGCCGCACGGGCTGCCGGGGCATCTCGTCGACTTCGTCGAGGCGTTGCGGCGGCGCGGCATCACGGTCGGACCGTCCGAGACGGTCGACGCCGGCCAGGTGATGTCGGTCCTCGATCTGCTCGACCGCGAATCGCTGCGCGAGGGGCTTGCGTGCGCGCTGCTGCGGCGGCCCACCCACCGGCCCACGTTCGACGCGTTGTTCGAACTCTGGTTCCCGGCGGCGGTCGGAAGCCGGGCGGACGGGGCGATCGACACGAGTCTGCCGCGGAACGCGAAGGGTGAGATCGACTACGAGGCGCTGCGCGAGCTGATCGTCGAACTCCTCACCGACGGGTCGCCGGAGGCGATCGAGCTCACCGAGCTCCTGACCGCGCAGATGGTCGAGGAACTCGGCCAGTACCAGTCGGCGAACGGCCCGTCGTTCTCCGCGTACCAGGCGCTGCGGGACGTCGCGCCGGAAACCCTGCTGAAGAAGATCCTCGACGGACTCCTGGGCAATCAGCAGGACGGCGACGCCCGGGCGACGGAAAGCTACGAATCCGAGGTGGCCAAGCGCACCGCCGCCCAGCGGATCGCCGACTTCCGGAAGATGATCGAGAAGGAGACGCGGCGACGGTCGGCCGAGAACCTCGGCAAGGAGCGGGTGGCGTCGTACGGCGTGCCCCGGCTGGCCGAGGAAGTCGACTTCCTCCGCGCGTCCGACGCCGAACTGACGGCACTGAAACGCAACGTCACCCCGCTGGCCCGGCTGCTCGCCAGCCGCCTGGCCGTGCGGCGCAGCCGCAACCGCGCCGGTTCGATCGACCTGCGGCGGACCCTGCGCAAGTCGATGTCCACCGGCGGAGTGCCCATCGACCTCGTCCAGCGCAAGCCCCGCCGGGCGCGCCCCGAACTGGTCGTGATGTGCGACGTCTCGGGTTCGGTCGCCGGTTTCAGCCACTTCACCCTGTTGCTCGTCCACGCGCTGCGCGAACAGTTCTCCCGGGTGCGGGTGTTCGCGTTCATCGACACCACCGACGAGGTGTCCCGCTTCTTCGACGCGGGAGCCGACCTCGGCAGCGCCATGTCGCGGATGATCCGGGAAGCCGACCTGGTCGGCTACGACGGGCACTCCGACTACGGCAACGCGTTCGGGGTGTTCGCCGAGCGGTTCACCCAGAGCATCACCTCGCGGACATCGCTGCTGGTGCTCGGCGACGGCCGCAACAACTACCGCGATCCGAATCTGGAGGCCCTGGCCCGTCTCGTGTCGGTGGCGAAACACGCGCACTGGCTCAACCCGGAGCCCCGCGGCCAGTGGGGAACGGGCGACTCGGCGGCGAAGGTGTACAACGAGGTCATCAGCATGCACGAATGCCGATCCGCTCAGCAGCTGGCGTCGGTGGTCGCCGGGTTGCTGCCGGTGTGA
- a CDS encoding AAA family ATPase translates to MDRALPTTTPFFASVDDVIARLAETGYLSDKGTATAVFLADRLGKPLLIEGPAGVGKTELARAVAETTGAELVRLQCYEGVDEARALYEWNHAKQILRIQAGSDHSWDSTKADVFSEEFLLSRPLLTAIRREDPTVLLIDETDKADVEIEGLLLEVLSDFAVTVPELGTITATRKPFVVLTSNATRELSEALKRRCLFLHLDFPDAELERRILASRVPELPEAVAEQLVRTIRVLRGMQLKKLPSVAETIDWGRTLLALGLDTLDDDAVRATMGVVLKHQSDQLRAAAELRLN, encoded by the coding sequence GTGGATCGCGCACTGCCCACCACGACGCCGTTCTTCGCGAGCGTCGACGACGTCATCGCTCGGCTCGCCGAAACCGGTTACCTGTCCGACAAGGGCACCGCGACCGCGGTGTTCCTCGCCGACAGGCTCGGAAAACCCCTGCTCATCGAGGGTCCCGCCGGCGTCGGCAAGACCGAACTCGCCCGCGCCGTCGCCGAGACCACCGGCGCCGAGCTGGTGCGGTTGCAGTGCTACGAGGGCGTCGACGAGGCACGCGCGCTGTACGAGTGGAACCACGCGAAGCAGATTCTGCGCATTCAGGCGGGCAGCGACCACAGCTGGGACTCCACCAAGGCGGACGTCTTCTCGGAGGAGTTCCTGCTGTCGCGGCCGCTGCTGACCGCGATCCGGCGCGAGGACCCGACGGTGCTGCTGATCGACGAGACCGACAAGGCCGACGTGGAGATCGAGGGTCTCCTGCTCGAGGTGCTCAGCGATTTCGCGGTCACCGTCCCCGAACTGGGCACCATCACGGCCACGCGCAAGCCGTTCGTCGTCCTCACCTCGAACGCCACCCGTGAACTGTCCGAGGCGCTCAAACGCCGCTGCCTGTTCCTGCATCTCGACTTCCCCGACGCCGAGCTCGAGCGGCGGATCCTGGCGAGCCGGGTGCCGGAGCTGCCCGAGGCGGTGGCCGAGCAGCTGGTCAGGACCATCCGTGTGCTGCGCGGGATGCAGCTGAAGAAGCTGCCCTCGGTCGCCGAGACCATCGACTGGGGTCGCACCCTCCTGGCGCTCGGGCTCGACACCCTCGACGACGACGCCGTGCGCGCCACGATGGGCGTCGTCCTCAAACACCAATCCGATCAGCTACGGGCCGCTGCCGAGCTGCGACTGAACTGA
- a CDS encoding glutamate-5-semialdehyde dehydrogenase produces the protein MTAVTSTSSAGATVDTREAVHAAARRARTASRVLALLTTAQKDAALHAAADAVLAASADILAANAADIETARASGTEDSLLDRLRLTPERIEGIASGLRQVAGLPDPVGEVVRGSTLPNGLELRQLRVPLGVVGMVYEARPNVTVDAFGLALKSGNAALLRGSSSAAKSNAALVVALRTSLAAQQLPEDAVQLLPSDDRSSVTHLIQARGLVDVVIPRGGAGLISAVVRDATVPTIETGVGNCHVYVHSAADLEMAERILLNSKTRRPSVCNTAETVLIDAAIAETAVPKLLQALQTHSVTVHGDLPGLVPATESDWSEEYLTLDVALKVVDDLNAAVEHIDRYGTGHTEAIVTSDLAAAREFTARVDAAAVMVNASTAFTDGEQFGFGAEIGISTQKLHARGPMGLPELTSTKWIVWGDGHTRPV, from the coding sequence ATGACTGCAGTGACCTCCACCTCGTCGGCCGGTGCCACGGTGGACACCCGTGAAGCCGTCCACGCAGCGGCCCGTCGCGCCCGTACCGCGTCGCGGGTCCTCGCGCTGCTCACCACCGCGCAGAAGGATGCAGCGCTGCATGCGGCAGCCGATGCCGTGCTCGCCGCCTCCGCCGACATCCTCGCCGCCAACGCGGCCGACATCGAGACGGCCAGGGCGTCGGGCACCGAGGACTCCCTGCTCGACCGCCTGCGGCTGACGCCGGAGCGCATCGAGGGGATCGCGTCCGGGCTGCGCCAGGTGGCCGGTCTGCCCGACCCGGTCGGTGAAGTGGTGCGCGGCTCGACCCTCCCCAACGGTCTCGAACTCCGTCAGCTGCGGGTACCGCTCGGGGTCGTGGGGATGGTGTACGAGGCCCGCCCCAACGTCACCGTCGACGCGTTCGGGCTGGCACTCAAGTCCGGCAACGCGGCCCTGCTGCGCGGCTCCTCGTCCGCGGCGAAGTCGAACGCGGCGCTGGTCGTGGCGTTGCGGACGTCGCTGGCGGCGCAGCAGCTGCCGGAGGACGCGGTGCAGTTGCTACCGAGCGACGACCGCTCCAGCGTGACGCACCTGATCCAGGCCCGCGGACTGGTGGACGTCGTCATTCCCCGCGGCGGCGCAGGCCTGATCAGCGCCGTGGTGCGCGATGCGACCGTCCCGACCATCGAGACGGGCGTCGGCAACTGCCACGTCTACGTCCACTCTGCCGCCGACCTGGAGATGGCCGAACGAATCCTGCTCAACTCCAAGACGCGGCGACCGAGTGTCTGCAACACCGCCGAGACGGTGCTGATCGACGCCGCGATCGCCGAGACAGCGGTGCCGAAGCTGCTGCAGGCCCTGCAGACGCACAGCGTGACGGTCCACGGGGATCTGCCGGGTCTGGTGCCCGCGACCGAGTCGGACTGGTCGGAGGAGTACCTCACCCTGGACGTGGCGCTCAAGGTGGTCGACGATCTGAACGCCGCGGTCGAGCACATCGACCGCTACGGGACCGGCCACACCGAGGCCATCGTGACCTCCGACCTCGCGGCCGCCCGCGAGTTCACCGCCCGGGTCGACGCGGCCGCCGTCATGGTCAACGCGTCCACCGCCTTCACCGACGGTGAGCAGTTCGGATTCGGCGCCGAGATCGGGATCTCCACGCAGAAGCTGCACGCGCGCGGCCCGATGGGGCTCCCCGAACTGACGTCCACCAAGTGGATCGTCTGGGGTGACGGGCACACCCGCCCCGTCTAG